One genomic region from uncultured Subdoligranulum sp. encodes:
- a CDS encoding glutamate-5-semialdehyde dehydrogenase gives MTTQEILQLAQGARMPLALADTHAKNQALEAMAVALIAAQDEILAANRQDLEAARGRVSDVMLDRLALTSSRLTDMAKGIREVAALPDPVGTVLRKIVRPNGLIIEKTAVPMGVIAIIYESRPNVTSDAAALAIKAGSACVLRCGRDAWNSCHAIVQALQAGLRKVHLPEHAVSLIEDTSHASANELMTADGLVDLLIPRGGAGLIRACVENATVPCIQTGTGVCHVYVDAAADLEIAVRIVENAKTSRPSVCNAEEALLVHRAVAEQFLPMVKKCLVDDRAAAGMTPVELHLDAAAAAIIDGVPAAPEDFDTEYLDYKLSVAVVDSLEEAISHIARHSTHHSDAIVTADKVAAQRFAACVDSAAVYINASTRFTDGGEFGLGCEMGISTQKLHARGPMGLAELCTYKYIIQGNGQVRGGAASMLQTPCH, from the coding sequence ATGACCACCCAGGAGATCCTGCAGCTGGCCCAGGGCGCCCGTATGCCCCTGGCGCTGGCCGACACCCACGCCAAGAACCAGGCGCTGGAGGCCATGGCGGTGGCGCTGATCGCCGCCCAGGACGAGATTCTGGCCGCCAACCGCCAGGACCTGGAGGCCGCCCGGGGCCGCGTCAGCGACGTGATGCTGGACCGGCTGGCCCTGACTTCCTCCCGCCTCACCGACATGGCCAAGGGCATCCGGGAAGTGGCGGCCCTGCCGGACCCGGTGGGCACCGTGCTGCGCAAGATCGTGCGGCCCAACGGTCTGATCATCGAGAAGACCGCCGTTCCCATGGGGGTCATCGCCATCATCTACGAGAGCCGCCCCAACGTCACCAGCGACGCCGCCGCCCTGGCCATCAAGGCGGGCAGCGCCTGTGTGCTGCGCTGCGGCCGGGATGCCTGGAACAGCTGCCATGCCATCGTGCAGGCGCTGCAGGCCGGGCTGCGCAAGGTGCACCTGCCGGAGCATGCGGTCAGCCTGATCGAGGATACCAGCCACGCCAGCGCCAACGAACTGATGACCGCCGACGGCCTGGTGGACCTGCTGATTCCCCGGGGCGGCGCGGGCCTCATCCGCGCCTGTGTGGAGAACGCCACCGTCCCCTGCATCCAGACCGGCACCGGCGTCTGCCACGTGTATGTGGACGCAGCGGCCGACCTGGAGATAGCGGTGCGCATCGTGGAGAACGCCAAGACCAGCCGTCCCAGCGTCTGCAACGCCGAGGAAGCGCTGCTTGTCCACCGCGCGGTGGCGGAGCAGTTCCTGCCCATGGTGAAAAAGTGCCTGGTGGACGACCGTGCCGCTGCCGGCATGACCCCGGTGGAGCTCCATCTGGATGCCGCCGCGGCCGCCATCATCGACGGGGTACCCGCCGCGCCGGAGGATTTCGACACCGAATACCTGGACTACAAGCTCAGCGTGGCGGTGGTGGATTCCCTGGAGGAGGCCATCTCCCACATTGCCAGGCATTCCACCCACCACAGCGACGCCATCGTCACGGCGGACAAGGTGGCCGCCCAGCGGTTTGCCGCCTGCGTGGACAGTGCCGCCGTCTACATCAACGCCAGCACCCGCTTTACCGACGGCGGTGAGTTCGGCCTGGGCTGCGAGATGGGCATCAGCACCCAGAAGCTCCACGCCCGGGGTCCCATGGGCCTGGCGGAACTGTGCACCTACAAGTACATCATCCAGGGCAACGGACAGGTCCGCGGCGGTGCCGCATCCATGCTGCAGACGCCCTGCCACTGA
- a CDS encoding GH25 family lysozyme, with amino-acid sequence MKYFSGNAFARLPLYKLVAGSSAVVLTASIGLGVFAASFVPGQLPEATPTPEPVVTATPAPTPTATPVPDIELLADISVIQQDVGVQLYTMEQTTAESAQTPSPTPSGESDGEETSGKIPLTGVAATVTLTDSEGKTTDYAVDTENGTALAEDVEPGDYTVTIQPIEGYVVPESTTVTVAEKVVYKADVNAVKDKIMQSSQVNESAEDSAVNTAGAAPIAEEVTDTVQYADSAKEEKGRTTVYTAKLSSSGHLLFTDGSESPYLPVYKDGTQELTGAQRDPNVSTNSAMSVWLPGAADSIVNLGSTGRTMSMAHRTSEGTASSDASLLDSGESTPTPEATATVSPAPEQSSAPQESTTPAPTTTPDPTAAPTPEPTVTPEPTPEVTATPTPTPAPTATPTPTPAVTATPVPSQDPTAGWPDAIEASKLAEYKFDVTATEKIEYVYTGWQEIDGATYYYDPATHEAVTGNQVIQGDVYTFGADGALNRTARGIDVSKFQGNIDWNAVKADGITFAIIRCGYRGYGTGALVEDSTYRKNIQGAINAGLKVGVYFYSQAINEAEAVEEASMVLSLVSGYSLPLGVYYDTESVAGGRANAISANERTACAVAFCETIRNAGYKAGVYSYASWFYNALNFANISKYNTWIAQYRDTLSFNYKYNIWQYTGSGRVNGISTAVDMNIG; translated from the coding sequence ATGAAATATTTCTCCGGCAACGCCTTCGCGCGGCTGCCGCTGTACAAACTGGTGGCGGGCAGCTCGGCGGTGGTGCTGACGGCCAGCATCGGCCTGGGGGTATTTGCGGCCTCCTTTGTGCCGGGCCAGCTGCCGGAAGCAACGCCCACGCCGGAACCGGTGGTGACGGCCACCCCCGCCCCCACGCCCACGGCCACGCCTGTGCCGGATATTGAATTGCTGGCGGACATCAGCGTGATCCAGCAGGATGTGGGCGTGCAGCTCTATACCATGGAGCAGACCACGGCGGAAAGTGCCCAGACACCTTCGCCCACGCCGTCCGGGGAGAGCGACGGGGAAGAGACCTCCGGCAAGATCCCGCTGACGGGGGTTGCCGCCACAGTCACCCTGACGGATTCGGAGGGCAAGACCACCGACTATGCGGTGGATACCGAGAACGGCACGGCGCTGGCAGAGGATGTGGAACCCGGCGACTACACCGTGACGATCCAGCCCATCGAGGGATATGTGGTGCCGGAGAGCACCACCGTGACCGTGGCCGAGAAGGTCGTCTACAAGGCGGATGTGAATGCGGTCAAGGACAAGATCATGCAGTCCAGCCAGGTCAATGAGAGCGCGGAGGACTCGGCGGTGAACACGGCCGGTGCGGCGCCCATTGCCGAGGAAGTGACCGATACGGTGCAGTACGCCGACAGCGCCAAGGAAGAGAAGGGCCGCACCACGGTGTACACGGCCAAGCTGAGCAGCAGCGGCCATCTGCTCTTCACCGACGGCAGCGAATCGCCCTACCTGCCGGTGTACAAGGACGGCACCCAGGAACTGACCGGTGCCCAGCGTGATCCCAACGTTTCCACCAACAGCGCCATGTCGGTGTGGCTGCCGGGGGCCGCGGATTCCATCGTGAATCTGGGCAGCACCGGCCGCACCATGAGCATGGCCCATCGCACCAGCGAAGGCACCGCTTCGTCGGATGCCTCGCTGCTGGACAGCGGCGAATCCACCCCGACGCCGGAGGCCACAGCCACAGTCTCGCCCGCACCGGAGCAGAGCTCTGCGCCGCAGGAGAGCACTACCCCGGCGCCCACCACCACGCCGGATCCCACGGCAGCCCCCACGCCGGAGCCCACGGTCACCCCCGAGCCTACCCCGGAAGTGACCGCTACGCCCACCCCGACCCCGGCGCCCACCGCCACACCCACGCCCACCCCGGCAGTGACGGCCACGCCGGTTCCTTCCCAGGATCCCACGGCGGGCTGGCCGGACGCCATTGAAGCCAGCAAGCTGGCCGAGTACAAGTTTGATGTAACCGCCACCGAGAAGATCGAGTATGTCTACACCGGTTGGCAGGAGATTGACGGCGCTACATACTACTATGACCCCGCCACCCATGAGGCGGTGACCGGCAACCAGGTCATCCAGGGGGATGTGTACACCTTTGGCGCCGACGGTGCGCTGAACCGCACGGCCCGGGGCATCGATGTCTCCAAGTTCCAGGGCAACATCGACTGGAACGCCGTCAAGGCGGACGGCATCACCTTTGCCATCATCCGCTGCGGCTACCGCGGCTACGGCACAGGCGCGCTGGTGGAGGATTCCACCTACCGCAAGAACATCCAGGGCGCCATCAACGCCGGCCTGAAGGTGGGCGTCTACTTCTACAGCCAGGCCATCAACGAGGCCGAGGCCGTGGAGGAAGCCAGCATGGTGCTGAGCCTGGTCAGCGGGTATTCGCTGCCGCTGGGCGTCTACTACGACACTGAGTCGGTGGCGGGCGGCCGCGCCAACGCCATCAGCGCCAACGAGCGCACCGCCTGTGCGGTGGCCTTCTGCGAGACCATCCGCAATGCGGGCTACAAGGCAGGCGTCTACTCCTACGCCAGCTGGTTCTACAACGCGCTGAACTTTGCCAACATCAGCAAGTACAACACCTGGATCGCCCAGTATCGCGATACCCTCAGCTTCAACTACAAGTACAACATCTGGCAGTATACCGGCTCCGGTCGTGTCAACGGCATCTCCACCGCCGTGGATATGAACATCGGCTGA
- the thiT gene encoding energy-coupled thiamine transporter ThiT has translation MTKTYSKTRTLVECALMIALGTVLANIKIYELPNGGSITLFSMLPFILISFRHGAKWGLFTGFVNSLLQMLLGFYAPPAPGLLPLVGMILLDYVLAFTLLGLAGAIAKPFSNRLVGVAVGTAAVCVLRFLCSFLSGVLIWGNLSDGLPAWIYSLTYNGSYMLPETILTTVAAVLICKAAPQLFHAQQQ, from the coding sequence ATGACCAAAACCTATTCCAAAACACGCACACTGGTGGAGTGTGCCCTGATGATTGCCCTGGGCACCGTCCTGGCAAACATCAAGATCTACGAACTGCCCAACGGCGGTTCCATCACCCTGTTCAGCATGCTGCCCTTTATTCTCATCTCGTTCCGGCACGGCGCCAAGTGGGGGCTGTTCACCGGCTTCGTCAACAGCCTTTTGCAGATGCTGCTGGGCTTCTACGCGCCGCCGGCCCCCGGCCTGCTGCCGCTGGTGGGCATGATCCTGCTGGATTACGTGCTGGCCTTCACGCTGCTGGGCCTGGCCGGTGCCATCGCCAAGCCCTTCTCCAACCGCCTGGTGGGCGTTGCGGTGGGCACTGCCGCCGTCTGCGTGCTTCGTTTCCTCTGCAGCTTTTTGTCCGGTGTGCTGATCTGGGGCAACCTCAGCGACGGCCTGCCCGCCTGGATCTACAGCCTGACCTACAACGGAAGCTACATGCTGCCCGAGACGATCCTGACCACGGTGGCCGCCGTGCTGATCTGCAAGGCAGCTCCCCAGCTGTTCCATGCACAGCAGCAATAA